A stretch of the uncultured Trichococcus sp. genome encodes the following:
- a CDS encoding 5-methyltetrahydropteroyltriglutamate--homocysteine S-methyltransferase, whose protein sequence is MTTKTTLNRTKAPFRADHVGSFLRPESIKKARKELAEGKITKEALREIENVEITRIVDKQIALGYKGITDGEFRRSYWHFDFLENLLGFEGYLAAQGKQFHNVVTSAHSVRNIGKIAFNPEHPFFADYAFLAEAVGDRAVAKVSIPSPNQLIRLGFRNEEIYPTLEEYAADLQQAYRDTILHFYSLGNRYIQIDDTFWGDLCSDKALEIFGSQETYDELKRVATENVKNIQIGLPEDLVVTTHICRGNFRSSYSQEGAYEPVAKELFGETGFDGFFLEYDTDRAGGFEPLRYYKGEGQIILGLITSKTPELEDVDEVKARIAEATKYVPLEQLCLSPQCGFASTEEGNNLTEEQQWAKLALVKQIADEVWGA, encoded by the coding sequence ATGACAACCAAAACAACTTTAAACAGAACGAAGGCGCCGTTCCGCGCAGACCACGTAGGCAGCTTCTTGCGTCCCGAAAGCATCAAAAAAGCCCGCAAGGAACTGGCGGAAGGAAAAATCACGAAGGAAGCCCTGCGCGAAATCGAAAATGTTGAAATCACGCGTATCGTCGACAAACAGATTGCGCTTGGCTACAAAGGCATCACGGACGGCGAATTCAGACGCTCCTATTGGCATTTCGATTTCCTTGAAAACCTGTTGGGCTTTGAAGGTTACCTTGCAGCTCAAGGCAAACAATTCCACAACGTTGTGACCAGCGCCCACAGCGTGCGCAACATCGGCAAAATCGCTTTTAATCCGGAACACCCTTTCTTCGCCGACTATGCCTTCTTGGCTGAAGCAGTCGGCGACAGGGCCGTTGCAAAAGTATCGATTCCGAGCCCGAATCAATTGATCCGCCTCGGTTTCCGCAACGAAGAAATTTATCCTACGTTGGAGGAGTACGCTGCCGATCTGCAACAGGCATACCGCGACACGATCCTGCACTTCTATTCGCTGGGTAACCGTTACATCCAGATTGATGACACATTCTGGGGCGATCTTTGCTCGGACAAGGCACTGGAAATCTTTGGTTCCCAAGAAACCTACGATGAATTGAAGCGCGTCGCCACCGAAAACGTCAAAAACATCCAGATCGGCCTGCCCGAAGATCTGGTCGTCACGACGCATATCTGCCGCGGCAATTTCCGTTCATCCTATTCGCAAGAGGGCGCTTATGAGCCTGTTGCGAAAGAGCTTTTCGGCGAAACCGGCTTTGATGGTTTCTTCCTGGAATACGACACCGATCGCGCCGGCGGATTCGAACCATTGCGTTACTACAAAGGCGAAGGCCAAATCATCCTGGGCCTGATCACTTCAAAGACACCGGAATTGGAAGATGTCGACGAAGTCAAAGCACGCATCGCTGAAGCGACCAAGTATGTACCCTTGGAGCAATTATGCCTGAGCCCGCAGTGCGGCTTCGCTTCGACTGAAGAAGGAAACAACCTGACGGAAGAACAACAGTGGGCGAAATTGGCTTTGGTCAAGCAGATCGCTGATGAAGTCTGGGGCGCCTGA
- a CDS encoding metalloregulator ArsR/SmtB family transcription factor, whose translation MAIKYKTYAKCLKVLSDETRLEIMDLLSEGEMCACALLDQFSITQPTLSYHMKMMKECGLVDSRKDGIWVKYSVNHEKLDELKDFFQTMAKQNTTV comes from the coding sequence ATGGCAATTAAATACAAAACATACGCGAAATGCCTGAAAGTGTTGTCGGACGAAACCAGATTGGAAATCATGGATTTATTGTCGGAAGGTGAAATGTGCGCCTGTGCGTTATTGGATCAGTTTTCGATTACCCAACCGACTTTATCCTATCACATGAAGATGATGAAGGAATGCGGCTTGGTGGACAGCAGGAAAGACGGAATTTGGGTCAAATATTCCGTGAATCATGAAAAATTGGATGAATTGAAGGACTTTTTCCAGACAATGGCGAAACAAAACACCACTGTATAA
- a CDS encoding permease: MGIFQWLNDQLLKMQWLSDLVGVLVRDVFGLDLASRVGGSIHFFIYDVIKIFILLSVLIFGISYVQSFFPPERTKKILSRFDGITANILAALLGTITPFCSCSSIPLFIGFTGSGLPLSVTFSFLISSPLVDLASIILLASIFNWKIAIAYVVVGLILAVVGGTFIGKAHLEDQVESFVFGSPTVELEEAELTRKDRVDYAFDQVKEVVQKVWLYVLLGVGIGAAIHNWIPESVITALLGQDKWYSVLVATFVGVPMYADIFGTLPISEALVARGVGLGTVLSFMMGVTALSLPSLVMLKQVVKPKLLGLFFGIVAVGIIIIGYLFNFLGPIFI, translated from the coding sequence ATGGGAATTTTTCAATGGTTAAATGATCAGTTATTAAAAATGCAGTGGCTCAGCGATTTGGTCGGTGTGCTTGTCCGGGATGTCTTCGGATTGGATCTCGCCAGCAGGGTAGGCGGCAGCATCCATTTCTTCATCTATGACGTCATCAAAATCTTTATCCTGCTGTCGGTTTTGATTTTTGGTATTTCATACGTGCAAAGCTTCTTCCCGCCAGAGCGGACGAAGAAAATCTTGAGCCGATTTGATGGGATCACTGCCAATATCTTGGCGGCGTTGCTGGGGACGATTACACCGTTCTGCTCCTGTTCCTCGATTCCGCTTTTCATCGGGTTTACCGGATCGGGATTGCCGTTAAGTGTGACGTTTTCGTTCCTGATCTCTTCGCCGTTGGTTGATCTGGCATCGATCATCCTCTTGGCCAGCATCTTCAACTGGAAGATTGCCATTGCGTATGTCGTTGTCGGCTTGATTCTGGCGGTTGTAGGCGGGACCTTCATCGGGAAAGCGCATCTGGAAGATCAGGTCGAGTCCTTTGTGTTCGGCAGCCCGACGGTTGAACTGGAGGAAGCCGAGTTGACCAGGAAAGACCGGGTGGATTATGCCTTTGATCAAGTGAAGGAAGTCGTCCAGAAAGTATGGCTTTACGTGCTTCTTGGGGTCGGTATCGGGGCGGCCATCCACAACTGGATTCCCGAATCCGTCATAACGGCTCTGTTGGGTCAGGATAAATGGTATTCGGTATTGGTCGCAACGTTCGTCGGTGTTCCGATGTACGCGGATATTTTCGGGACGCTGCCCATTTCTGAAGCGCTTGTCGCAAGAGGGGTCGGACTGGGGACCGTGCTGTCCTTTATGATGGGCGTAACGGCATTGTCCTTGCCGTCGCTGGTCATGCTTAAGCAGGTCGTTAAGCCTAAATTGCTCGGCCTTTTCTTCGGGATCGTGGCTGTCGGCATCATCATCATCGGCTATCTGTTCAATTTCCTTGGACCGATATTTATTTAA
- a CDS encoding thioredoxin family protein, which yields MEIKILGTGCKNCVNLAKNTEEALKELGMEATITKVTDMKDIAKYGIMRTPGLVIDEKVVSYGKVASTKEIAEFLKK from the coding sequence ATGGAAATCAAAATTTTGGGTACGGGCTGCAAAAATTGCGTGAATTTAGCCAAAAATACGGAAGAGGCTTTGAAGGAACTGGGGATGGAAGCGACCATCACAAAAGTGACCGACATGAAGGACATCGCCAAGTACGGAATCATGCGCACGCCGGGATTGGTCATCGACGAGAAAGTCGTGTCCTATGGCAAAGTCGCCAGTACGAAAGAAATCGCAGAATTTCTTAAAAAATAA
- a CDS encoding arsenic metallochaperone ArsD family protein, producing MTNITIFEPETSSSLFSSQDAMRIAAVMEALEGLENYEALLFNLTDDADQFALNKSVNEKIESEGNGVLPITVVDGTIMKSGSYPTNDEITSYIGVRFIEETEGSCGCGGCGCGGSEESSEAEEKTDCCGGHGHHHHEEVATASEGSCSCGNGGCC from the coding sequence ATGACGAATATCACTATTTTTGAACCGGAAACAAGCAGCAGCTTATTCAGCAGCCAGGATGCCATGCGCATTGCAGCAGTAATGGAAGCCTTGGAGGGATTGGAGAATTACGAGGCATTGCTTTTCAATCTGACGGATGATGCAGATCAGTTCGCGCTCAACAAGTCCGTAAACGAAAAAATCGAGTCGGAAGGGAATGGTGTGTTGCCGATCACTGTTGTCGATGGGACAATCATGAAAAGCGGCAGCTATCCGACCAACGATGAAATCACCAGCTATATCGGCGTCCGCTTCATTGAAGAGACAGAAGGGTCTTGTGGGTGCGGAGGCTGTGGTTGTGGCGGTTCGGAGGAATCTTCTGAGGCCGAAGAAAAGACCGATTGCTGTGGCGGACATGGACACCACCATCATGAGGAAGTTGCGACAGCAAGTGAAGGCTCATGCAGTTGTGGGAATGGCGGCTGCTGCTGA
- a CDS encoding metalloregulator ArsR/SmtB family transcription factor, whose product MDYENYAKIAKALADPKRVKIVDMLSCGAMCACDILEHFDFTQPTLSHHINLLVKAGLVTTEKTGTWHYYDLNKEVFEKFKADTAELIADTPACICEPVRSKAVCRTEANELVK is encoded by the coding sequence ATGGATTATGAAAATTATGCAAAAATCGCAAAAGCTTTGGCCGACCCGAAGCGCGTCAAAATCGTCGATATGCTTTCCTGCGGGGCCATGTGTGCTTGCGACATACTGGAACATTTCGATTTTACCCAGCCCACCCTGTCCCATCACATCAATCTGTTGGTGAAGGCGGGACTGGTGACGACGGAAAAAACGGGAACATGGCATTATTACGATCTGAATAAAGAGGTCTTTGAAAAATTCAAGGCGGACACAGCAGAACTGATAGCCGATACACCGGCCTGCATCTGCGAACCTGTACGATCAAAAGCAGTGTGTAGAACGGAAGCGAATGAACTGGTTAAGTGA
- the arsB gene encoding ACR3 family arsenite efflux transporter, whose amino-acid sequence MSGKEQPSISFFNKYLSVWVASCMVAGVLIGKYLPAIPEFFGKFEYANVSIPTAVLIWVMIYPMMMKVDFQSVRDVGKNPKGLYVTWAVNWLIKPFSMYAISAFFFFVVFKNFITPELATEYLAGAILLGAAPCTAMVFVWSQLTKGNPAYTVVQVATNDLIILVAFIPIVKFLLGVSNVTVPWDTLILSVVLFVVIPLVGGVLTRIFVTKKKGVAYFEKDFLSKFDGATTAGLLLMLVLLFSFQGEVILENPLHILMIAVPLILQTFLVFFIAYLASKVLKLPHNIAAPAGMIGASNFFELSVAVAIALFGMDSPAALATVVGVLTEVPVMLILVKIANSTRQWFPGKETSAVNPVKTLK is encoded by the coding sequence ATGAGTGGAAAAGAGCAACCAAGCATTTCCTTCTTCAATAAATATTTGAGTGTCTGGGTAGCCAGTTGTATGGTGGCGGGGGTCTTGATCGGAAAATATCTGCCGGCCATACCTGAATTCTTCGGTAAATTCGAATATGCGAACGTATCGATTCCGACGGCCGTGTTGATCTGGGTCATGATCTATCCGATGATGATGAAGGTGGATTTCCAAAGCGTCCGGGATGTCGGAAAGAATCCGAAGGGACTTTATGTCACTTGGGCAGTGAACTGGCTGATCAAACCGTTCAGCATGTATGCCATTTCCGCCTTTTTCTTTTTTGTCGTCTTCAAGAATTTCATTACACCTGAGTTGGCGACGGAGTACTTGGCCGGTGCAATCCTCTTGGGGGCTGCCCCGTGTACGGCCATGGTGTTTGTCTGGAGCCAATTGACAAAAGGCAATCCGGCGTACACAGTCGTCCAGGTTGCGACCAATGATCTGATCATCCTGGTTGCCTTCATTCCGATCGTCAAATTTCTTCTAGGTGTCAGCAATGTAACAGTTCCTTGGGACACTTTGATTCTGTCCGTTGTCTTGTTTGTCGTGATTCCGTTGGTCGGTGGTGTTTTGACGCGGATCTTCGTCACAAAGAAAAAAGGCGTCGCTTATTTCGAGAAGGATTTTCTTTCAAAATTTGATGGCGCGACCACTGCGGGGCTGTTGCTGATGCTGGTTTTGCTGTTCTCTTTCCAAGGGGAGGTCATCCTGGAGAATCCGTTGCACATTTTGATGATCGCCGTACCTTTGATCCTGCAGACTTTTCTGGTTTTCTTCATCGCCTATCTTGCAAGCAAAGTGCTGAAGCTTCCGCATAATATTGCTGCACCGGCCGGCATGATCGGCGCATCGAACTTTTTTGAATTATCGGTCGCGGTTGCCATCGCGTTGTTCGGAATGGATTCCCCGGCAGCTTTGGCTACGGTGGTTGGCGTCCTGACTGAAGTGCCGGTGATGCTGATTTTGGTGAAAATCGCCAATTCGACAAGACAGTGGTTTCCCGGAAAGGAAACGAGTGCAGTGAATCCTGTAAAAACCTTAAAATAA
- a CDS encoding FAD-dependent oxidoreductase — MKIIVIGSVAAGTSVAAKARRNTEEAEIVVYDQGKDISYSVCGIPYKIGGEVDSVGRLTPRDEKWFKKRYDVSVFTEHKVTKVDHEAKKLQVKDLKTGEIKEDAYDVLVFATGASPLTPPPFDQAEYENVFHVRNIQDLRDIESYSEANQPKKALIIGAGFIGLEMTEQLVQKGWDVTIVQLENQVMPTMDADMAFRVEEVLMAKGVHLHLGDTVQAIEGKGTVKNVVTTEGAIIETDIVILAAGVRPNTKLAKEIGVTIGATGAIAVNSKMQTNIPDVYAVGDVAESFSVIIGKPIYRPLGSTANKMGRIAGDVITGGNLEHRGVLGTGIFRVFDLHVGQTGMTEKEAKAAGYSVEILFNIKPDHAEYLGGKELIIKALADKATGRVLGAQILGTQGVDKRIDVLATAITFKAKAEDLFHLDLAYAPPFATTKDPILYTGMALDNALRGNPLMTPAQLVETQQKGESIQVVDTRSAKDFEKGHVQDALHIPLGELRARAGELSKEIPTVTYCNKGVTGNAAQNVLLNLGFQEVYNLSGGNKNYQSYLKMLKRKN, encoded by the coding sequence ATGAAAATCATCGTAATCGGTTCGGTAGCAGCGGGAACCTCTGTTGCAGCCAAAGCGCGCAGAAACACAGAGGAAGCGGAAATAGTCGTCTATGACCAAGGGAAGGATATTTCCTATTCCGTCTGCGGCATCCCTTACAAAATCGGTGGGGAAGTCGATTCAGTGGGTCGCCTGACGCCGCGTGATGAAAAATGGTTCAAAAAGAGATACGATGTCTCCGTCTTTACGGAACACAAAGTGACGAAAGTGGATCATGAAGCCAAAAAACTGCAAGTGAAAGATCTGAAGACCGGTGAAATCAAAGAGGACGCTTATGATGTGTTGGTTTTCGCGACAGGTGCTTCGCCGCTTACGCCTCCACCTTTTGATCAGGCAGAATACGAAAATGTCTTCCATGTCCGCAACATCCAGGACCTTCGTGACATAGAAAGTTATTCGGAAGCGAACCAACCGAAAAAAGCGCTGATCATCGGTGCCGGCTTTATCGGTCTGGAAATGACCGAGCAGCTTGTGCAAAAAGGGTGGGATGTCACCATCGTTCAGCTGGAGAATCAAGTGATGCCGACGATGGATGCGGATATGGCTTTCCGTGTGGAGGAAGTGCTGATGGCCAAAGGGGTGCATCTGCACCTTGGGGATACCGTCCAGGCCATCGAAGGTAAGGGGACCGTAAAAAACGTGGTGACGACTGAAGGTGCCATCATCGAGACGGATATCGTCATCCTGGCAGCCGGCGTGCGTCCGAACACAAAACTGGCGAAGGAAATCGGCGTCACGATCGGAGCGACGGGTGCGATCGCCGTCAACAGCAAAATGCAGACGAATATTCCGGATGTATATGCAGTCGGTGATGTGGCCGAAAGCTTCTCCGTCATCATAGGCAAACCGATCTACCGTCCATTGGGCTCCACGGCCAACAAGATGGGACGGATCGCCGGTGATGTGATTACCGGTGGGAATCTGGAACATCGTGGGGTGCTGGGTACCGGTATCTTCCGCGTATTCGATCTGCATGTCGGCCAGACCGGCATGACCGAAAAAGAAGCGAAGGCAGCAGGTTATTCCGTGGAAATCCTGTTCAACATCAAGCCGGACCACGCCGAATACCTTGGCGGCAAGGAACTGATCATCAAGGCATTGGCTGACAAGGCGACCGGACGCGTCTTGGGCGCACAAATCTTAGGAACGCAAGGTGTGGATAAACGGATCGATGTCCTTGCCACGGCCATCACCTTCAAGGCGAAAGCCGAAGATCTGTTCCATCTGGATCTGGCCTATGCACCGCCGTTCGCAACAACAAAAGACCCGATCCTTTATACAGGTATGGCTTTGGATAACGCCTTGCGCGGTAATCCGTTGATGACGCCGGCCCAGTTGGTCGAAACGCAGCAAAAAGGCGAATCCATCCAAGTGGTCGACACACGATCAGCCAAGGATTTCGAGAAAGGCCATGTCCAAGACGCGCTCCACATCCCGTTAGGGGAACTGCGTGCACGCGCCGGAGAACTTTCCAAGGAGATTCCGACAGTGACCTATTGCAACAAAGGCGTGACCGGTAACGCCGCTCAGAATGTATTGCTCAATTTAGGCTTCCAAGAAGTTTATAACCTTTCGGGCGGAAATAAAAATTATCAAAGTTACCTCAAAATGCTGAAGCGAAAAAACTAA
- a CDS encoding MalY/PatB family protein produces MNYDFETPINRSNTGSEKWAAMHRSNPNVGKEVYPFSVADLDIKTAPEIVNGLQEYIGTAVMGYDLPTEDYYRAIINWMGNRHAWEVEKEWIICTPGIIAAFYSAIRAYTEPGDGVLYMGPVYYPFMKSIKNTKRKLINNSLVRNGDRYEIDFEGLAEKAKDKNTKLMLFSNPHNPVGRVWTKAELEKVVEICAANEVVILADEIHHDLIMPGHVFTPMVSISEVAADICITATAASKSFNIAGLRNSNVIISNPKLNTAFKMDMEMTGIGGGTNVIGLKATEIAYTAAEGWLEAFKALIWHNHETLRGFLAKELPEVIVFDLEGTYLQWMDFSAFGLSHKQLEEIMEQEAQVFLDEGYIFGDEGRGYERISLGAPTKTLMEAMERLVSVMQKYRKQNQ; encoded by the coding sequence ATGAATTATGATTTTGAAACGCCCATCAATCGGAGCAATACCGGATCCGAAAAATGGGCAGCCATGCACAGAAGCAATCCGAATGTGGGGAAGGAAGTCTATCCTTTTTCTGTAGCGGATTTGGACATAAAAACAGCACCGGAGATCGTCAATGGGCTGCAGGAATACATCGGAACGGCCGTGATGGGCTATGATCTGCCGACCGAAGACTATTACCGCGCAATCATCAATTGGATGGGGAACCGCCATGCTTGGGAAGTCGAGAAGGAATGGATCATCTGCACTCCGGGCATCATTGCGGCGTTCTATTCCGCTATCCGGGCATACACCGAACCGGGCGACGGCGTCCTTTACATGGGCCCAGTCTATTATCCGTTCATGAAATCGATCAAGAACACGAAACGCAAGCTCATCAACAATTCGCTGGTCCGCAATGGCGATCGTTATGAAATCGATTTTGAAGGTTTGGCTGAAAAAGCCAAAGACAAAAACACAAAGCTGATGCTTTTCAGCAATCCGCACAATCCGGTCGGACGCGTCTGGACCAAAGCGGAACTGGAAAAGGTTGTTGAAATATGCGCCGCCAATGAGGTCGTGATTTTGGCGGATGAAATCCACCACGATCTGATCATGCCCGGCCATGTCTTCACACCGATGGTATCCATATCGGAAGTTGCTGCGGATATCTGCATCACGGCAACCGCCGCCAGCAAGTCCTTCAATATCGCGGGTCTGCGCAATTCAAATGTCATCATCTCCAATCCGAAACTCAACACGGCTTTCAAGATGGATATGGAAATGACCGGCATCGGCGGAGGGACCAATGTCATCGGTCTGAAGGCGACGGAAATCGCCTATACAGCAGCTGAGGGCTGGTTGGAAGCGTTCAAAGCTTTGATCTGGCACAACCACGAAACGCTAAGGGGTTTTTTGGCGAAGGAACTGCCGGAAGTGATCGTCTTCGATCTGGAAGGGACTTATCTGCAATGGATGGATTTCAGTGCCTTCGGATTGTCGCACAAGCAGTTGGAAGAAATCATGGAGCAGGAAGCGCAAGTGTTCCTGGATGAGGGCTACATATTCGGGGACGAGGGTCGCGGCTACGAAAGGATCAGTCTGGGCGCCCCTACGAAAACGCTGATGGAAGCGATGGAGCGCCTAGTCTCAGTCATGCAAAAATACCGGAAACAAAATCAATAG
- a CDS encoding zinc metallopeptidase has protein sequence MLYPFFDSTYILIILGIVVSMIASGFVKRTFNTYNQVKSQNGYTATDAARFILEQSGIHDVRIERVRGDLTDHYDSRAKVLRLSDTTANSTSVAAIGVAAHEVGHAIQDQKNYIPLRLRAGLVPAANLGQTLSMPMIMIGVFSGMNQTFLNLGILFFSFSFLFQVVTLPVEFNASGRALKILSNGGILNAQEVPKARKVLVAAAMTYVAAAFMSFLQLLRLLLLFGGGNNDD, from the coding sequence ATGTTGTATCCATTCTTCGATAGCACCTATATATTGATCATCCTAGGTATCGTGGTTTCCATGATTGCTTCGGGATTCGTCAAACGCACATTCAATACCTATAACCAAGTGAAAAGCCAGAACGGTTACACCGCTACGGATGCAGCGCGCTTCATCCTGGAGCAATCGGGCATCCATGATGTGCGGATCGAACGCGTCCGCGGGGATCTGACGGACCACTACGACTCACGCGCCAAAGTTTTGCGTCTTTCCGACACGACAGCCAACTCGACTTCGGTCGCGGCCATCGGCGTTGCTGCCCATGAAGTCGGTCACGCAATCCAAGACCAAAAGAATTACATTCCGTTGCGCTTGCGTGCCGGTTTGGTCCCGGCCGCCAACTTAGGCCAGACGCTTTCCATGCCGATGATCATGATCGGCGTATTCTCAGGCATGAACCAGACGTTCCTCAATTTGGGTATCCTTTTCTTCTCGTTCAGTTTCCTGTTCCAAGTGGTCACATTGCCTGTCGAATTCAATGCATCCGGCCGCGCCCTGAAGATCCTTTCGAACGGCGGCATCCTGAATGCGCAAGAAGTACCGAAAGCCCGCAAAGTTCTTGTGGCAGCAGCCATGACGTATGTCGCGGCTGCCTTCATGAGCTTCCTGCAACTGCTCCGTCTGCTCTTGCTTTTCGGCGGCGGAAACAACGACGATTAA
- a CDS encoding TetR/AcrR family transcriptional regulator — protein sequence MSPNKQSKDKRVLATKKNLLHALITLLEEKSIEEVTVRELTKRAKVNRGTFYLHYADKQDLLEKNIDALILELQDRGKAITKTALSDATEIEFRQKTVEAFTDIFNYIRENERFFSVLFNGRSSYSFPLKFNTYLRGRLEEQLQSKKSAIPYEHWITAVSFAYQGMIYSWVTNGMKDSPERMGEYGYYFISQSVVEITRGT from the coding sequence ATGAGTCCTAATAAACAATCTAAAGATAAGCGCGTCTTAGCCACAAAGAAAAACCTTTTGCATGCATTGATAACACTGCTGGAAGAAAAATCCATCGAAGAAGTGACTGTGAGGGAACTTACTAAACGTGCAAAAGTGAATCGGGGAACTTTTTACCTGCATTATGCAGATAAGCAGGATCTGCTGGAGAAAAATATCGATGCGCTGATACTGGAACTTCAGGACAGAGGAAAGGCCATCACGAAAACGGCTTTGTCCGATGCTACTGAAATAGAATTCAGGCAAAAAACAGTCGAAGCGTTCACGGATATCTTCAACTACATCAGAGAAAATGAACGCTTCTTCAGTGTTCTTTTCAACGGGAGAAGCAGCTATTCCTTTCCGCTCAAATTCAATACCTACTTGAGGGGACGCTTGGAGGAACAGCTCCAATCGAAAAAATCCGCAATTCCTTATGAACACTGGATCACCGCCGTTTCCTTCGCCTATCAAGGGATGATCTACTCCTGGGTGACGAACGGCATGAAAGATTCGCCGGAACGGATGGGCGAGTATGGGTATTATTTCATTTCCCAAAGCGTGGTGGAGATAACCAGAGGGACGTGA
- a CDS encoding GTPase — MGRGNLDLNVVQEILNKTKEEVENMHPVNILLAGKTGVGKSTLINNVFRERLAETGIGKPVTKHLRRIAKEGMPIALYDTRGLELGHPIQTEVKQEIIEAIKKSQKEGSDKAIHLVYYCINAHSSRIEESEIAFMEELSNLLPVLVVLTQSIGKPANDLKKYIENLNLPIAGVLNVMAEPYTITDELVLPQSGLKELIERTFAVLPEETKEAFNNAQQVDIVRKAKASRSWAIKYIATTFGVGFTPIPFSDATILVPMQIGMLAHITAIFGISMDKAAITSVIGAVGGTGGATYLGRYIVSNLLKLIPGAGMIVGGFISGTTAAVLTTALAMSYIEVLTIVAKGEKDGKYPDLSNIETLMREKMQERLKMGTKDPDVKEVLDKLKKNNPLKKWLKK, encoded by the coding sequence ATGGGAAGAGGTAACCTTGATTTGAATGTGGTCCAGGAGATACTGAACAAGACAAAAGAAGAAGTAGAAAACATGCATCCCGTCAATATCCTGCTAGCGGGGAAGACGGGTGTCGGGAAGAGTACGCTGATCAATAATGTCTTCCGGGAACGGTTGGCTGAGACCGGCATCGGGAAACCCGTCACGAAACACTTGCGTCGGATCGCGAAGGAAGGCATGCCGATCGCGTTGTACGATACGCGCGGACTGGAATTGGGCCACCCGATCCAGACTGAAGTAAAACAGGAAATCATCGAGGCCATCAAGAAGAGCCAAAAGGAAGGGTCCGATAAGGCGATCCATTTGGTCTACTATTGCATCAATGCGCATTCCTCGCGCATCGAGGAATCCGAGATCGCCTTCATGGAAGAACTTTCCAACCTGTTGCCGGTGCTGGTCGTCCTGACGCAATCGATCGGAAAGCCAGCGAACGATCTGAAGAAGTACATCGAAAACCTGAACCTGCCGATTGCCGGTGTGCTGAACGTGATGGCGGAACCGTACACCATCACGGATGAACTGGTGCTTCCGCAGAGCGGATTGAAGGAATTGATCGAGCGTACGTTTGCGGTGCTGCCGGAGGAGACGAAAGAGGCTTTTAACAACGCCCAACAGGTGGATATTGTGCGTAAAGCGAAAGCATCCCGAAGTTGGGCGATCAAATACATTGCGACCACATTCGGCGTCGGTTTCACACCGATTCCCTTTTCCGATGCGACTATTCTGGTGCCGATGCAGATCGGCATGCTTGCCCACATCACCGCCATCTTTGGCATTTCGATGGACAAAGCCGCCATCACCAGCGTGATCGGCGCTGTCGGCGGAACAGGAGGAGCCACTTATTTAGGGCGGTACATCGTCTCGAACCTGCTGAAGCTGATTCCGGGTGCCGGAATGATCGTCGGAGGTTTCATCAGCGGCACGACGGCTGCCGTACTGACGACTGCGTTGGCGATGAGCTACATCGAGGTGCTGACGATCGTGGCAAAAGGGGAAAAGGACGGCAAGTATCCGGACCTCAGCAACATCGAGACGCTGATGCGTGAAAAAATGCAGGAACGGCTCAAAATGGGAACCAAGGACCCGGATGTCAAAGAAGTATTGGACAAACTGAAGAAGAACAATCCGTTGAAAAAATGGCTGAAAAAATAG